The genomic stretch GTCACAGATGGATTTGGCACTACCTATTAAgagttttacatgtttatgcggAGACTCTGATTTTGAAACCTTTTACGTGGAAAGTTGCGCTtctgatttgtgtgtgtgtgtgtgtatgtgttggcCTTTGTCATGCTATTTGCTCGGCCTCTTGCTTCCTGTGATCTATCGGTGCCAAAGTCATTGCCGATGTGAGTTTCCTAGCACTTTAAGAGATTATGGCTAACCTGCCCTTGCTGATGTTAGCCCTCCTCTTGAACACATTATTATGGGACTCGTCCGTGGGGAGGAGGGAGGAATTCATACAAATGACATGCACGTGCGTCATGGCTAATGATGCAAATTAAACGACATCATCTAGCCCCACGCACCCTGTCGCTTTTAGAATGCAGCCCTGTGGGAACCACTGTGTTTACACAAGAACGATGTAGTAAGAACGGGAATTTCAGGGCCTGTTTACACAAGAATGATGACAGTGTTTTGAAAAACTGTCTCCATTCACACTGAGCCACACGTGAAGACACTGTAATTAGCATACTTAGCCTGAATTATATTAATCCAAAACagcctttattattattttgttattattatgtttatggAATTTTGGGATAAGATCAATGACATTTTGCAGGATATTAGATCATGTTACGCATTCGCACAATTCTTACAGCCTCCGTTTCTAGCAATATagcatatttttgtatttcttcagtGTGACATTCCACAAAATTAAGTTGTCTTGTAAATATGTGGCCACAAAGCCACACTTTATGTGTTGGATTTAAAAGCAGTCGCTTACTgctttaaatgtaatttaatttacttCACCTGGTTGGTtttcatgtataaatctctaatTTTACTAATCTAGAATTATTCTCAATCATGCTGCTGTAACATTACTTGATAGTTCGAGTGCGTATGAAGATTAACTGTTATTTCCACACGACTGAGAAGAGTGTTGTGCAATATTTGCTCAACTTACACTCCCTCCTaagcatgcaaacacacagcatACAACAGAAGGGTACATGCATGTCGGTGCATGTGCAGACAGTGTGAGGTATTGCAGTAAAAGGAAGGCAAGGCAGCCTGTAGGGTGACATTACTGTTATGTGTGTCTCCCCCATAGAAACAGGCTGTAAATGGTAACGCGCCCCCGTCTGGTCAGCGGGAGTTACAGCAGTCTGGGCTGTCAATGTTGAAACAAAGACAACCACGTGTCTTATTTTACTGCCACTCTTAATAACATCGGTGTATTCTTATGTGGGTTACCATGCAGGGTCATGAGTCAAAGGTCAGGGGAAGCCAGCAGAGAGAGACGCTCCTTCCCCACCATGCCACGCCAGtctggggcttttttttttttttgcttttgtccaCCACCCCACCTCCCACTTCTCTTTCTCCTACAGTCAGATCGATGCCACTTTTACGACCATCTAGCAGCACTGCTTTTCCGGCCTAGTGTAACCTAGCTGCACCCGTGTTATTGTTCGACACAAAATGGCCAGTCAGccttcaacacacacacgcaacagTCCACGTTGATCCAACAGGGAGGGAGCATGTTTATTCTTACCTGTGAGTCCAACTAACACGACACATAAGAgcgtacaaaaataaaatagtggTCTTAAAGTTTCCATTACTCACCGTTTCGTGTCCTGTCGCTTGGTTCCTGCTGCTGTAGCACCGATGCAAGATCGGTTCCGTCCGGGCTCATTGGGGGACACCTCTGCATTGACGTGCCGACGGTGTGAGTTCCGAACCGGGCATCAGGCGGATGAAGGGTCTGGTGGTGTGGACGGTGGTGAtgttgatggtggtggtggactCATTCATGAAGCATGCGCCTCTGCTCGCTCCCGTGCGCGCACCCGCTTTGTTTTGACCGAGATGCACGCGACGATCACCATCGCCACTGCTTCTGCTGCTGTCACGTGCACGCGCAACTGATTGTTATTACTGTAGTTACTTCGGTTGGGCGGATCGATACAAAAATCGATGGTATTGATACCAAAGGTGGTATCAGCATCGGATCGATACTAGCTTGATTAGATCgatattatgtttattttcacaattatctgtgttcttttattgtgatttttaaattgttacattgatgatattattatattgtttacaaacaaaAATTCACCTTGGCTTTGggtgcaaaaagccaaaggatttcAATAAAAGGCAATAGAAgttgtttttacttattttgcactacttGTTTTGCTCAAACAGTTATATGTAATAAAATGGACTAAGAGAATAattgaattttattgaaatcGTTGTATTTATATATCATTAGATATATAGATGCATATGATAACATAtggtcatggaaaaaataattagaccacctttgtttcttgagtttcttgttcattttaatgcctgatacaactaaaggtacctttgtttggacaaatataacaatgacaacaaaaatagctcataagagttacatttgtttggcagtacaatgctagtcAATGTAAGAactgtgattttggttattatcaagaaaaccatgaaagttgctagatatcagctcttaaatttaactcttatgaactatatttgttatcatcattatatttgttcaaacaaaggtacctttagttgtaccaggtgttaaaatagatcaataaactgaagaaacaagagtggtctaatcatgttttccatgactgtatatttgtttagccttgttttgggttttattctgattaaaaCCACGATCAACAAATTTAACAGAAACtcacaaaataattcaataacCTTGAAAACTTGCAAGTAGTTCGGCATCCGCAATACAGGCTTTGTATTGAGTTGAATTTGGGTCGATACCAAAATATGCAGTGTTGCCCACCCCGAGTTATTATGCATTAAAACAACAGTGGTGTGGTTTATCAGAGGCTCCTGAatgccacacgcacacacgcgcgcgcgcacacgccttaaaagaaaacaagaggGATCACACGCACACAACTACATACTGACCTCAATCTACCGTACAGTATTTCTCACAGCCATATGTGCATTCTGCAAAATAATCAGTTGAATGTCAGTCATTGGGTCGCTTGCACGACAGCAATCTGGATATTTTCATCATATCACTGAATTGCAATTGCCCGTCTAGTTTGTGCACACATGCTTGCGTGTTGTGAGATCTAATCTCCTCTTATTGGATCAGAGAGGAGCACATTAACATACTTTTACAGCTCAATTACTCACCCGTCAACAACAAAGCAGCTTTCTGATCAGAATCATTCCTATTTTTTGCACAAATGAATCAAAGAGAACATTATGTTAGAAGACATGGGTCCATATTGGTAGTTTATATAAACTACCAATATCTACAGCAGgcgtgtccacactttttctaCTGAGAGCCATGTACAAAACAATTGAAGGATTGACACATTtaatgcattaaagatgctaaaaccaacccaGTGTAGgtgaatactgtatatgcaaacaTAGCTGAACAAAACATTAACACTATACCTTTTGTTATTGGTGACAATGCAAATTGACGTAATATCTAATAATCCAcctaaataataatgaattggtTATTTTATAGAGATACGGCTCCCAAACTTGATGGCACCACAAACCCCACCTCTGGTTGTTTTCCGAGCGGGAAGTTTGACTGTGGCGCTaaaactgaacaaaaacaacaattaatttaaactacaataatacatacatacaaatacaactaCTGTAGCGTATATAAAGGGTATGTTTGAGTTTTTGGGTgacattatttaaaaagtagtgttaccttaatgttattttaaatgttataaGCTTAGTTAGAACTACAGTATAAGACTTAAAttaattcacatgcttaaaactacatcataATGCGAAATTCTTTCATAAGCATTTCGACCGCTGCCCCTCcattctcatgcaatggactattccatgttactgcacatgtgcaaaatgattcaggaagacaacaacaaaacaaagttgttggCGCGGCAAAAAAGAGGAGAAGGCGAGTGGAAAACAAACAGCTTTTATCAAAACTACCCAAGGTTTCAACCTTTTTCATAGTCACGAGTACAGCAGCAACGCTACTGTCGGTGTCAGCCGAGGAGAATGTATAGAGATGAAGCATAGAGTGACACTTTTCGTCACAAAAATGTGAGTATTAATGCGATAAACTATGTTTAATGTCGCTTGAAGTTCTTATCATTTACAGTAAAATCATTGAGATTATTCATGTTAGgtaataatcccccaggaggattttaaggacaTTATCTAGTTGAGGAAATAGtagaattttctcatattcacacttgttagaagatgaacattaatatttcaaatcgtttttgggggggagtatataaacatggctatgtaactagcaacctaagctgacagataactgtaaaatatttcaaaagcaggaaaaaagtggcctaaattacataaaaacaaaaaaaggatgtGGAGGAGCCCAATGACCCAATGGctaggtttgccttgggcccccaaatgactaaatacgcccctgcCAAGAGGTTGGAATGTCGCCAAGTCGGAAGCGCTAATTTGGTGTGTTTCATTTCCTTACCACAGGGGGCAGCCGCAAGTATACCAAACCTTGGCGAGACGAAGAAGACGACGCGCTCAGAAATTGAAATTTAAATGTGCTATTTTAACTTGTAGCTGAATgctttgttccatttttttttacagcttttatAATGTCGAACGACATAGAAGGGACGAGTATTTCTCCACCGAAGCGCTTTGGTCAGGTAGGAATAATGTGGCGAATCAACTTTCTTTTAAAACTCTAATCACAACGGCAGTGACAGGAAGTCCACAGAAGCCGTATCtgtgttttgtttacttttttttttgctaacgcTGTATTCTTTATACTGTCAGTGTGCTTACACAGCCGAGGAGCAGCAGGCTGTGCATAATGCACTGCGACAAAAGCTGGGGCCTGAGTTTATCAGTACCAGAGTGGCTGGAGGAGGACAGAAGGCACGTTTGTAGCTTAAAAATTAGCTTAAAAATAGCGAACATGCACAGTAACACAGTAGGcttgatttgatttgactaaTGTACAAAGGCACACTGCTTGTATACATAAGATAACTGCATGCACATTGAATGAAAATGGACATTTGTACTATTTGATATGATGTAATACATGCTGCCCTCCTTTCGTCCAGGTGTGCTACATCGAAGGCCACCGTGTGATCAGCCTGGCCAATGAGATGTTTGGCTATAACGGATGGTCCCACTCCATCTCGCAGCAGAATGTCGGTATGCCTCTCCCAGTCAGTCTGTCGCCATAGTAACTTGTTTCCGTGACAACCACCATCAGGACCAACACAGCCTTGTGTTTGCTTCCCCCACCCTCCTACTGCTCTTCCCATCCAGACTTTGTCGACCTCGTCAACGGGAGGTTTTACGTCGGCGTCAGCGCCTTTGTCAAAGTGCAGCTGAAGGTTAGAGTAGAGAAACCCTTCATCCTTCATTTTGATGTGAGGCTCTGACAGTAATGTTTGTTGCTTTTAACCAGGATGGCTCATTCCACGAGGATGTAGGCTATGGAGTCAGCGAGGGGCTTAAGTCTAAAGCTTTGTCACTGGAGAAAGCAAGAAAGGAAGCCGTTACTGATGGCATGAAGAGAGCGCTCAAGTACTGGAAAGATGATATTCATGTTCATTGTGTCATGGTTAGAGtcattgttctttgttttgcttAGGTGCTTCGGGAACGCCCTTGGAAACTGCATCCTTGACAAAGCATACCTGCAGGCGATCAACAAGATCCCCAAGCAGGTTAGATAAACAGCCATCTCGTGTCTTCTGGAAATCATTATAATACATTATGATCTTCACCCTGGTCTTGCACACAAAGCCGCTTCCCGCTCTAGACCTGGCCCACACCAAACGCTCTGAAAGTGAGCCGTCACTGGAGAAGGCCCGCTTCTGTAGCCTGGTACAGGAGGCCAAGCTCGTGCCCGCCGCGGGCCCCAGCGTCACCTCACTGGAGCCAAGAGTCATCAACCAGAGAGCGACCTTGTCAGAAACTCACACTCCTAACGCTGGACCTAGTGGAGAAATGAAAAGCGAAGACTCCAGGTATGAAAACAACCTATTTGTTTTTCCCATGCATCTATCTTTTGCTTCATCTCCCCACCATCTCCTTAGGGAAACTGTGGACGTGGTAGTGTCCGAGGCGCACATGGACCCCAAACAGCTGCGCAAGATGCGACAACAGCAGCTGCAGCAGAAGTTCAGGAGAGAGATGGAGGCCAAGAGGCTACAGCAGAAC from Dunckerocampus dactyliophorus isolate RoL2022-P2 chromosome 5, RoL_Ddac_1.1, whole genome shotgun sequence encodes the following:
- the rad52 gene encoding DNA repair protein RAD52 homolog isoform X1, encoding MSNDIEGTSISPPKRFGQCAYTAEEQQAVHNALRQKLGPEFISTRVAGGGQKVCYIEGHRVISLANEMFGYNGWSHSISQQNVDFVDLVNGRFYVGVSAFVKVQLKDGSFHEDVGYGVSEGLKSKALSLEKARKEAVTDGMKRALKCFGNALGNCILDKAYLQAINKIPKQPLPALDLAHTKRSESEPSLEKARFCSLVQEAKLVPAAGPSVTSLEPRVINQRATLSETHTPNAGPSGEMKSEDSRETVDVVVSEAHMDPKQLRKMRQQQLQQKFRREMEAKRLQQNTHHSTKAETTDAVPIRHASSGGPTAKNAGEHTPELSVDSAAGCREQLVADDPDFWNFTLEGIEELGVPTGGGVPPSRGLRPSTPRSHKMQTRSRTPQMNSDRCPEASYSMGQGGVQYRHQLQPNQHQSRPGEAVSPYRPGQSMKKRRLDT
- the rad52 gene encoding DNA repair protein RAD52 homolog isoform X2; this encodes MSNDIEGTSISPPKRFGQCAYTAEEQQAVHNALRQKLGPEFISTRVAGGGQKVCYIEGHRVISLANEMFGYNGWSHSISQQNVDFVDLVNGRFYVGVSAFVKVQLKDGSFHEDVGYGVSEGLKSKALSLEKARKEAVTDGMKRALKCFGNALGNCILDKAYLQAINKIPKQPLPALDLAHTKRSESEPSLEKARFCSLVQEAKLVPAAGPSVTSLEPRVINQRATLSETHTPNAGPSGEMKSEDSRETVDVVVSEAHMDPKQLRKMRQQQLQQKFRREMEAKRLQQNTHHSTKAETTDAVPIRHASSGGEHTPELSVDSAAGCREQLVADDPDFWNFTLEGIEELGVPTGGGVPPSRGLRPSTPRSHKMQTRSRTPQMNSDRCPEASYSMGQGGVQYRHQLQPNQHQSRPGEAVSPYRPGQSMKKRRLDT
- the rad52 gene encoding DNA repair protein RAD52 homolog isoform X3 yields the protein MSNDIEGTSISPPKRFGQCAYTAEEQQAVHNALRQKLGPEFISTRVAGGGQKVCYIEGHRVISLANEMFGYNGWSHSISQQNVDFVDLVNGRFYVGVSAFVKVQLKDGSFHEDVGYGVSEGLKSKALSLEKARKEAVTDGMKRALKCFGNALGNCILDKAYLQAINKIPKQPLPALDLAHTKRSESEPSLEKARFCSLVQEAKLVPAAGPSVTSLEPRVINQRATLSETHTPNAGPSGEMKSEDSRETVDVVVSEAHMDPKQLRKMRQQQLQQKFRREMEAKRLQQNTHHSTKAETTDAVPIRHASSGVPLMSASSPDDPDFWNFTLEGIEELGVPTGGGVPPSRGLRPSTPRSHKMQTRSRTPQMNSDRCPEASYSMGQGGVQYRHQLQPNQHQSRPGEAVSPYRPGQSMKKRRLDT